Proteins from a genomic interval of Spirochaetota bacterium:
- a CDS encoding pyridoxal-phosphate dependent enzyme, with amino-acid sequence MTNTDQILPLFHKYPELGINIPRVSLGAFPTPVHRLSGFDCENLWVKRDDLSSAIYGGNKVRKLEFILGDAEKRNRREVVTIGGIGTNHGLATAIYCQRLGMRCTLLLFKQPVTSYVKRNLLLYRYFGARTVFRGSLPKTVLAYYLTHRLFHPAARYVFAGGSNVLGTIGFANAAFELRRQIEEGQMPEPHYIVCPLGSNGTLAGLALGVRLAGLRSTVVGVRVTASHLGPVPVSTPGAVAKLMAETLRFLRRKSPAVKEVSTEAPEVLDEYFGEGYGCPTAACCEAIDIMKQRGNLNLEPTYTGKTFAAVLDMARRNRRRRDVVLYWHTYNSVDLSREAASVDYHDLPRPFHRFFEIPEVPVPACHD; translated from the coding sequence GTGACTAATACCGATCAGATATTGCCATTGTTCCATAAATACCCGGAGTTGGGAATCAATATCCCCCGGGTTTCGCTTGGTGCGTTTCCAACGCCCGTACACCGGTTAAGCGGGTTCGATTGTGAGAACCTGTGGGTCAAGCGCGACGATCTGAGTTCCGCCATATATGGCGGAAACAAGGTGCGCAAGCTCGAGTTCATACTTGGCGACGCCGAAAAGCGAAACAGGAGGGAGGTGGTGACCATCGGCGGTATCGGGACCAACCACGGCCTGGCGACGGCCATCTATTGTCAAAGGCTCGGGATGCGGTGCACGCTTCTGTTGTTCAAGCAGCCGGTTACGAGTTATGTAAAACGCAACCTGCTCCTGTACAGGTATTTCGGCGCCCGGACCGTCTTTAGGGGGTCCCTGCCCAAAACGGTGCTTGCCTATTATCTGACGCATCGCCTGTTCCATCCGGCCGCCCGGTATGTTTTTGCCGGTGGTTCGAACGTGCTCGGCACCATAGGTTTTGCTAACGCCGCTTTCGAGCTTCGACGGCAGATAGAAGAAGGGCAGATGCCCGAACCGCACTACATCGTCTGTCCCCTCGGCTCGAACGGCACCCTCGCGGGTCTTGCATTGGGGGTGCGCCTTGCCGGGCTGCGCTCAACCGTCGTAGGCGTACGGGTGACGGCGTCGCACCTGGGCCCTGTCCCGGTGTCGACCCCCGGCGCGGTCGCAAAGCTCATGGCGGAAACGCTCCGCTTCCTGCGGCGGAAAAGCCCCGCGGTCAAGGAGGTGAGCACCGAGGCGCCGGAGGTGCTGGACGAGTATTTCGGAGAAGGGTACGGGTGTCCGACGGCCGCCTGCTGTGAGGCGATCGATATAATGAAACAGCGGGGGAACCTCAATCTCGAGCCCACCTATACCGGAAAGACATTCGCAGCGGTGCTGGACATGGCGCGCCGCAACCGGCGGCGGAGAGATGTCGTGCTGTACTGGCATACCTATAACTCGGTCGATTTATCGCGAGAGGCGGCGTCTGTCGATTATCACGATCTGCCCCGGCCTTTTCACCGTTTTTTCGAAATACCCGAGGTTCCCGTACCGGCCTGTCATGATTAG